A single Bufo bufo chromosome 6, aBufBuf1.1, whole genome shotgun sequence DNA region contains:
- the EEF1AKMT2 gene encoding EEF1A lysine methyltransferase 2 isoform X1: MNEAEFSPSVLGTKEHWDTVYSRELKTFQEYGDEGEIWFGEGSMTRVVRWLNAQKIPLTTSIVDIGTGNGMLLVELAKSGFSSLLGIDYCADAVALARNICEREGVSQSVNLQVADFLGSFSPAEQFDIGLDKGTFDAVSLDPSGSEEKRRQYLQSLCRVLKPNGIFIITSCNWTKDELLEQFRNEFEVTDELPTPSFSFGGLSGRSVTALVFKRRTCS; this comes from the exons ATGAACGAGGCTGAGTTTTCTCCTTCAGTCCTGGGAACTAAAGAGCA CTGGGACACCGTTTACAGTCGTGAACTGAAGACCTTCCAAGAGTATGGCGATGAAGGAGAGATCTG GTTTGGAGAAGGTAGTATGACTCGGGTTGTGCGATGGTTGAATGCACAGAAGATACCGCTgacgacctccatagtggacataGGCACTGGGAATGGCATGTTACTGGTGGAATTG GCAAAGTCGGGGTTCAGCAGTCTCCTGGGTATTGATTACTGTGCAGATGCCGTCGCGCTTGCAAGAAACATATGTGAAAGGGAAGGAGTGTCTCAGAGTGTAAATCTACAG GTTGCAGATTTCCTCGGCTCCTTCAGTCCTGCAGAACAGTTTGACATAGGCCTGGACAAGGGCACCTTTGATGCAGTGAGTCTGGATCCCAGCGGTTCTGAAGAAAAACGTAGGCAGTATCTACAGTCGCTCTGCCGGGTTTTAAAGCCAAATGGCATTTTCATCATTACTTCGTGCAACTGGACCAAAGATGAGCTGCTGGAACAGTTCAGAAACG AGTTTGAAGTTACAGATGAACTGCCCACGCCGTCCTTTAGTTTTGGTGGACTCTCAGGTCGCAGTGTCACAGCACTGGTGTTCAAGAGGAGGACTTGTTCCTAA
- the EEF1AKMT2 gene encoding EEF1A lysine methyltransferase 2 isoform X2: MNEAEFSPSVLGTKEHWDTVYSRELKTFQEYGDEGEIWFGEGSMTRVVRWLNAQKIPLTTSIVDIGTGNGMLLVELAKSGFSSLLGIDYCADAVALARNICEREGVSQSVNLQVADFLGSFSPAEQFDIGLDKGTFDAVSLDPSGSEEKRRQYLQSLCRVLKPNGIFIITSCNWTKDELLEQFRNDFPQACNPNLDELEEGPVIRLKCC; this comes from the exons ATGAACGAGGCTGAGTTTTCTCCTTCAGTCCTGGGAACTAAAGAGCA CTGGGACACCGTTTACAGTCGTGAACTGAAGACCTTCCAAGAGTATGGCGATGAAGGAGAGATCTG GTTTGGAGAAGGTAGTATGACTCGGGTTGTGCGATGGTTGAATGCACAGAAGATACCGCTgacgacctccatagtggacataGGCACTGGGAATGGCATGTTACTGGTGGAATTG GCAAAGTCGGGGTTCAGCAGTCTCCTGGGTATTGATTACTGTGCAGATGCCGTCGCGCTTGCAAGAAACATATGTGAAAGGGAAGGAGTGTCTCAGAGTGTAAATCTACAG GTTGCAGATTTCCTCGGCTCCTTCAGTCCTGCAGAACAGTTTGACATAGGCCTGGACAAGGGCACCTTTGATGCAGTGAGTCTGGATCCCAGCGGTTCTGAAGAAAAACGTAGGCAGTATCTACAGTCGCTCTGCCGGGTTTTAAAGCCAAATGGCATTTTCATCATTACTTCGTGCAACTGGACCAAAGATGAGCTGCTGGAACAGTTCAGAAACG ACTTTCCGCAGGCTTGTAATCCAAACCTGGATGAGCTTGAGGAAGGTCCTGTGATAAGACTGAAATGTTGCTGA
- the EEF1AKMT2 gene encoding EEF1A lysine methyltransferase 2 isoform X3 → MNEAEFSPSVLGTKEHWDTVYSRELKTFQEYGDEGEIWFGEGSMTRVVRWLNAQKIPLTTSIVDIGTGNGMLLVELAKSGFSSLLGIDYCADAVALARNICEREGVSQSVNLQVADFLGSFSPAEQFDIGLDKGTFDAVSLDPSGSEEKRRQYLQSLCRVLKPNGIFIITSCNWTKDELLEQFRNGL, encoded by the exons ATGAACGAGGCTGAGTTTTCTCCTTCAGTCCTGGGAACTAAAGAGCA CTGGGACACCGTTTACAGTCGTGAACTGAAGACCTTCCAAGAGTATGGCGATGAAGGAGAGATCTG GTTTGGAGAAGGTAGTATGACTCGGGTTGTGCGATGGTTGAATGCACAGAAGATACCGCTgacgacctccatagtggacataGGCACTGGGAATGGCATGTTACTGGTGGAATTG GCAAAGTCGGGGTTCAGCAGTCTCCTGGGTATTGATTACTGTGCAGATGCCGTCGCGCTTGCAAGAAACATATGTGAAAGGGAAGGAGTGTCTCAGAGTGTAAATCTACAG GTTGCAGATTTCCTCGGCTCCTTCAGTCCTGCAGAACAGTTTGACATAGGCCTGGACAAGGGCACCTTTGATGCAGTGAGTCTGGATCCCAGCGGTTCTGAAGAAAAACGTAGGCAGTATCTACAGTCGCTCTGCCGGGTTTTAAAGCCAAATGGCATTTTCATCATTACTTCGTGCAACTGGACCAAAGATGAGCTGCTGGAACAGTTCAGAAACG GCTTGTAA